Part of the Janibacter alkaliphilus genome is shown below.
GCCACCTGGTGCTGTCGGTACGTCAGGGCCAGCTCGAGGCGCGCCTCGCGGCGGCCCCGCGCAGCGCCCCGCCGGCGGTCTTCACGGAGGTCGCCCCGGACCGCTACCGCACCGTCTCCGGCCGGGAGCGCGGCGAGCCGCTGGTCGTGGTGCGTGGGTCGGACGGTGGGGTGAGCCACCTGCTGTGGGCGACCTACCGGGTCACCCGGGAGCCGCTGACCTTCGACGCGCCGCTCTGAGCCCTCGGCGGCTGCCAGGCCCCTCGGGGCTCAGCCGGCGAGCAGCTCTCGCAGCGAGCGCGGCAGCACCTTGCCGGTGGCGTTGCGCGGCAGCTCGTCGAGGAAGACCACCTCGCGCGGCACGCAGTGCCGGGCCCGCTGGGCGCGGACCAGGTCGCGCACCGCGTCCTCGTCGAGCTGCTGACCCTCGCGACGGACGACGAAGGCGGCCAGCCGCTGCCCGAAGTCCTCGTCGGGGACGCCCACCACGGAGACCTCCAGCACCGCCGGGTGCTCGGCCAGCAGCGACTCGACCTCGGAGGGGTAGACGTTCTCCCCGCCGCTGACGATCATGTCGTCCTCGCGCCCGTCGACGAAGTACAGCCCGTCGGTGACGTGGCCCATGTCGCCGGTGGAGACGAGGCCGTCGACGAAGTCCTTGCTCTGGCCGTTGGTGTACCCCTCGAAGACCAGCTCGTTGCCGCAGAAGATCCGCCCGGTCTCCCCCGGGGTCACCTCGCGGCCGTCGTCGTCGAGGATCTTCACCACGGTGCCCAGCGGCGGGGTGCCCGCGGTGTCCGGGTGGCGCCGCATGTCCTCGGGCGTGGCGATGCACACCCAGGAGGCCTCGGTGGAGCCGTAGAGGTTGTAGAGCACGTCGCCGAACTCGTCCATGAAGCGGGCGGTGAAGCCGGAGGGGTAGGCCGAGCCGGAGGTGGCCACGACGCTGAGCGGGCGCCGGTGCTTGCCGCCGGGGTCGCTGGGCAGCTCCATCATCCGCTGCAGCATCACCGGCACGGCGAACATCGCGTCCACCCGGTGGTCCTCCAGGGCCTGGCGCGCCTGGGCGGGGTCGAAGCGGCGCTGCAGCACGATCGTCGCTCGCATCGCCAGGGACAGCTGCATCGCCGCGTAGCCCCAGGTGTGGAAGATCGGCGCGGAGATGAGGATCCGCATGCCCGCCTTCAGCGGGATCCGGTCGATGATCGAGATGAGCGGGCCGAAGCCGCTCGGGGTCTTGCGGGCGGCGCCCTTCGGCGTGCCGGTGGTGCCGGAGGTGAGGATGATCGTGCGGCCCTGCTTGCGCGGCACCTCCAGCGCCGGGGGGCGCGGGGTGCTCTCGACCAGGCGCACCAGCTCGCTCTCGCTGATCCGGCGGATGCTCTCCGGCAGGTCCTCGGTGGCCGCGGCCAGCTCGTCGTCGTGGATGATCGCGGTGATCTCCTGCTGCTCCGCGACGACCGCCAGCTGGGGCCCGGCCAGGCCGGTGTTGCCGAGCACGAGGTCGATGCCGATGGCCGAGGCGCCGCACATCACCTCGATCGCCAGGGCGTGGTTGCGGGCCAGCAGCATGACCTTCTGGCCGGAGCCGTAGCCGAGGTCGCGCAGCACCTGGGCGACCTGCTCGGAACCGGCGAGCAGGTCGGCGTAGGTGGTCGAGCCGCGGGCCTCGTCGATCACGGCGACGCGCTTCGGCGAGCGCGCGGCGGCCTGCCGCAGCTCGCCGGCCAGGCCGAAGCCCCAGCGGTGCAGGTTGGTCAGCTGCTTGACCTGGTGGTGCGGCGGCCCGGGGGTGAGCATGCCGCGCTTGGCCATGGTGGAGACGACGGTCAGGTGGTTCATCGGTTCACGCCTTCGGCAGGTCGAAGTAGGAGGAGAAGGTCGCGGCCCGGGAGAGGTCCCCGCGGACCGAGATCTTGCCGCGCATGACGAGCATCGTCGCGCTCCCCCGACCGGTGAGCAGCTTGG
Proteins encoded:
- a CDS encoding AMP-binding protein, producing the protein MNHLTVVSTMAKRGMLTPGPPHHQVKQLTNLHRWGFGLAGELRQAAARSPKRVAVIDEARGSTTYADLLAGSEQVAQVLRDLGYGSGQKVMLLARNHALAIEVMCGASAIGIDLVLGNTGLAGPQLAVVAEQQEITAIIHDDELAAATEDLPESIRRISESELVRLVESTPRPPALEVPRKQGRTIILTSGTTGTPKGAARKTPSGFGPLISIIDRIPLKAGMRILISAPIFHTWGYAAMQLSLAMRATIVLQRRFDPAQARQALEDHRVDAMFAVPVMLQRMMELPSDPGGKHRRPLSVVATSGSAYPSGFTARFMDEFGDVLYNLYGSTEASWVCIATPEDMRRHPDTAGTPPLGTVVKILDDDGREVTPGETGRIFCGNELVFEGYTNGQSKDFVDGLVSTGDMGHVTDGLYFVDGREDDMIVSGGENVYPSEVESLLAEHPAVLEVSVVGVPDEDFGQRLAAFVVRREGQQLDEDAVRDLVRAQRARHCVPREVVFLDELPRNATGKVLPRSLRELLAG